A genome region from Triticum aestivum cultivar Chinese Spring chromosome 2B, IWGSC CS RefSeq v2.1, whole genome shotgun sequence includes the following:
- the LOC123039272 gene encoding disease resistance protein RGA5 has protein sequence MKQKIVIQLSMSCDKSRSKALTLAAKAAGVTSMGITGDARDQLEVVGDGVDPVCLVCSLRKKLGHAQIVKVEEVKKPEEKKKDEPKPAVPEPVNPPPYFFYPPSSYYHHQYPLYF, from the exons atgaag CAAAAGATTGTCATCCAGTTGAGCATGTCGTGCGATAAAAGCCGGTCGAAAGCACTGACGCTGGCCGCCAAAGCAGCCGGGGTGACGTCCATGGGGATAACCGGAGACGCCAGGGACCAGCTGGAGGTGGTCGGCGACGGCGTCGACCCGGTGTGCCTTGTCTGCTCCCTCCGCAAGAAGCTCGGCCACGCCCAAATCGTCAAGGTGGAGGAAGTGAAGAAaccggaggagaagaagaaggatgaGCCGAAGCCGGCCGTGCCTGAGCCCGTGAACCCGCCGCCGTACTTCTTCTACCCGCCCAGCTCCTACTACCATCACCAGTACCCGCTGTACTTCTGA